The following are encoded in a window of Castanea sativa cultivar Marrone di Chiusa Pesio chromosome 5, ASM4071231v1 genomic DNA:
- the LOC142633507 gene encoding patellin-4: MTVEVVKAEETQVAEVVVGVEEETKKVTNESEQVVEVDEKVKELDDEPKPKVIEKSSSYKEESNYLSDLKEFERKALNDLKAKLEEAILGNNIYKKEEPKKTEAEAKEGEEKEKEEEIVAQECEEEKVDTGISIWGVPLLPSKGTEGTDVVLLKFLRAREFKVTDAFEMLKKTLQWRKEANIDSILDEEISPDLSSAAYMNGVDSKGHPVCYNIFGVFESEDLYQKAFGNEEKRKQFLRWRCQLMEKGIQKLDLSPGGASSLIQVNDLKNSPGPVKKELRMATNQAIQLLQDNYPELVAKNIFINVPFWYYALNALISPFLTQRSKSKFVVARPAKVTETLLKYIPVEEIPVHYGGFKRENDFEFYGKEGGSVSELIIKAGSTNTIEIPALEVGSTLVWDLAVLGWEVSYKEEFVPTDEGSYTIIVQKGKKMGSQEGPIRNTFRTNEPGKLVLTIENLSSRKKRVLYRHTANKSC, translated from the exons ATGACTGTTGAGGTTGTTAAGGCTGAGGAAACCCAGGTGGCTGaggttgttgttggtgttgaaGAAGAGACCAAGAAGGTTACCAATGAGAGTGAACAAGTTGTTGAAGTAGATGAAAAGGTGAAGGAATTGGACGATGAACCCAAGCCCAAAGTAATTGAGAAGAGCTCGTCTTATAAGGAAGAGAGCAACTACCTCTCTGATCTAAAAGAGTTTGAGAGGAAGGCTTTGAATGATCTGAAAGCTAAACTCGAAGAAGCCATCCTCGGAAACAACATATACAAGAAAGAGGAGCCAAAAAAGACTGAGGCAGAAGCAAAAGAAGgtgaagagaaggaaaaggaagaggaaattgTTGCTCAAGAATGCGAGGAAGAAAAAGTGGACACAGGTATCTCAATTTGGGGAGTGCCCCTTTTGCCAAGTAAAGGCACAGAGGGTACTGATGTAGTCCTCTTGAAGTTCTTGAGGGCTAGGGAGTTTAAAGTCACTGATGCCTTTGAGATGCTCAAGAAGACCCTTCAATGGAGGAAGGAGGCCAACATCGATTCGATCTTGGACGAGGAAATCAGCCCGGATCTAAGCTCGGCTGCTTACATGAATGGAGTTGATAGTAAAGGTCATCCAGTTTGCTATAACATTTTCGGGGTGTTTGAAAGCGAGGATCTTTATCAAAAGGCATTTGGGAACGAGGAGAAGCGCAAGCAGTTCCTGAGATGGAGGTGCCAGTTGATGGAGAAGGGTATTCAAAAGCTTGATTTGAGTCCTGGCGGTGCCTCTTCCTTGATCCAAGTCAATGACCTCAAAAACTCCCCCGGACCCGTGAAGAAGGAGCTTCGGATGGCTACAAATCAAGCTATTCAGCTTCTGCAGGACAATTATCCCGAACTTGTTGCAAAAAAT ATATTCATAAATGTTCCTTTCTGGTACTATGCTCTCAATGCTCTTATATCTCCTTTCTTAACCCAAAGAAGCAAGAGCAAATTCGTTGTTGCTCGCCCAGCCAAGGTCACTGAAACCCTTCTCAA GTACATCCCGGTAGAGGAGATCCCTGTTCACTACGGTGGCTTCAAGAGAGAGAACGATTTTGAGTTCTACGGCAAAGAGGGTGGTTCGGTTTCAGAACTTATCATCAAGGCTGGATCGACCAATACCATTGAGATACCAGCATTGGAG GTTGGAAGCACATTGGTCTGGGACTTGGCTGTTTTGGGTTGGGAAGTGAGCTACAAGGAGGAATTTGTTCCAACCGATGAGGGATCTTATACCATTATTGTTCAGAAAGGAAAGAAGATGGGTTCCCAGGAAGGACCTATTCGCAACACTTTCAGAACCAATGAACCTGGAAAACTTGTCCTTACAATAGAGAACTTGTCTAGCAGGAAGAAGAGGGTTCTGTATCGGCACACCGCCAATAAGAGCTGCTAG